DNA sequence from the Buchnera aphidicola str. Ua (Uroleucon ambrosiae) genome:
TATATGAATATTATATTATAGAATCTAAACAAACAAAGATAACAAATTATTTTAAAAAATACACTAATAGCAATTTATTAAATAATATTAAAAATAATTTTTTAAAAAAAAAAGATTGCAATCAAAATACAAAAAAATTATTAAAAGCTACAGATCATTCTATTTCTATTCATATTTGTTATAATAAAAAAAATGAAATTGAAATACTATATGAAACATTATTAGTATTATTAGACAAAAACCCATCTATATCTCCAGGTGATATCATTGTTACTTCAACATCTATTGATACTTATACTTCATATATTCATTCTATATTTACTGCTATAAATAAAAAAAAACAAATACCTTTTTGTATTGTTAAAAATTTTAATAAAAAAATTAACATAATCATTTTATCTTTTAAAAAAATATTTAATTTATCAAATAGTCGATTTGAAAACAAAGAAATATTAGAATTACTTGATATTCCTGAAATAGCAAGTAAATTTGACATTTCAGATGAAGAAATAAAAATTTTATACCATTGGATAGAAGAAACTAACATTCGATGGGCCATTGATGAACAACATAAAGATGATTTATTGTTCCCTAAACACAAACAAAATACTTGGCTATATGGTATAGAAAAACTATTACTTAGTTATTCTATGAACAATACAAATAATATTTGGAATCATATTGTATCGTCTAGTGTAATTAATAATTTTCGAGCAGAACTGATATCAAAACTAATTATATTCATAAACACACTTAAAAAATGGCAAAAAAAATTATCGAAATCACGCAATATACAATATTGGAGTTTACTAGCAAATGATATAATTAAAGATTTTTTTTCGTATCATAAAAATATAGAAAAATATTTTGAAATTATTAAAAAAAAATGGATAAAAACAATTGATGATAGTAAATTAGCGTATTATTCAAATAAAATTTCGATTAATATATTAAAAATTTTATTTTTTAACCAATTTAATCATAACAAAAACCAAAATATTTTACCTGGTGCAATAAATTTTTGTAGTGCCAGTTCTATTTGTTATATTCCATTTAAAATAATATGTATTATTGGATCTGATCATCAAAGTATTCCCGAAAAAAATCAATTAGATAATTTTAATTTATTAAAAACATATTCTTCTATTGGAGATTTAAATAGTTATGAAAAATCTTGTTATTTGTTTTTTCAAAGTCTATCTTGTGCGACAAAATATTTTTATATTAGTTATGTTGGATATTCTATTAAAGATGAAAGTAAAATATGCTCTTCTCACATAGTTAATCAATTATTAAATTATATATCATTAAATTTTTATTTAAGTAAAAATGATCATGTTAATATACATGATAATACTAAAAATATAATAAAACATATCTGTAAAACACATCACAAAAAATATTTTTATACCATCAAAACTATTGATCATCATGTTAGAAAAGAATTACAATATACATATAAAAATATAGAAAAAAAAATTGATATTAAAGATCAATTTAATAAAAATACTATTAATCAAGTGTACTTACAAAATATTATTAATTTTTGGAAAAATCCAATACGATACTTTTTTAAGTATAACTTAAATATTCAATTTAACACAAAACAAAACATTATCAAAACAACAGAACCATTTTCAGTCAATCAATTAGATGCTTTTAAAATAAAAAGTATTTTATTAAAAAAAATTATATATAATGAAAATATTGATGAATTATTTCAATATTATGTTGCTTCAGGAAAATTACCTTATGGTGTTTTTGGAAAGATATTCTGGGATAAAAGTATTGAAGAAATGCAATCTATAGCAAAATTCGTAGTAACGTTTCGAAATAATACACAAGAACAAAACATTAATTTAAAGATTAAAAAATATCGTATTAATGGTATATTATCTGAAATACAAGATACCGGTTTATTACGTTGGAAACCAAATACAATTAACTATAGTGATCGTATCAGCTTATGGTTAGAACATTTAATTTACTGCATATCAGGCGGTATTGGAAATAGCAAAATCATAGGTTATAAAAAACAAATATGGTCTTTTTGTGCTTTAGAGCCTGATATAGCATATTATTATTTACTAAAATATATTAAAGGATATTTCAAGGGGATAAAAAAAATTATTTTATTAACCAAATCAGGCGTCTCTTGGTTAGATGCAGTTTATGATATAAAACATCATATAATCAAAAAAGATAATTTAACAAAACAAAAAGGAAATTTAAAATTATTGCAAACTTGGATAGGAAATAATTTTTCTCAAGGAGAAAAAAATGATTTTTATATTCAAAAAACATTTGTTGAATTAAATGAATATAATATTAAAGAAATTTGTAAAATAGCTCAAACATGGTTTACTCCAATATTAAAATATAAAAAATAATAATATGACAGTACTTATAAAAAAAAAACTTAATGTATTTAAAATTATTTTATCTGGAATTAATTTAATAGAAGCTTCTGCAGGTACAGGAAAAACTTTTACAATCGTCTTATTATATTTACGTTGTTTATTAGGAATAGGCAAAAAAACATATCAAAAAAAACTTCTTATACATGAAATATTAGTATTAACTTTTACAAATGCAGCAAAAGAAGAATTATATATACGTCTCCAAGAAGGAATTAATAATTTATATTTATCTTGTATTAATAAAAGAAATGAAGATCCTATATGTCAATTATTTTTAAATGAAATACAAGATACGAATGCAGCTATTAAAATTTTAAAAATAGCTAAAAATAATATACATGATGCTTCTATTTATACAATAGATAGTTTTTGCCAAAATATATTACAATCAAATACTTTTGATATATATTATACTTTTCACGATAAAATTATTGAAAATGAAGATCATTTGTATCTTAAAACAACAGAAGATTTTTGGAGACTATATGTATATACTTTACCAGAGAATATTATTAAAATTATTTTACAATATTCTAAAAGCCCAAAAGATCTCTTAAAAATTATTAAACCTTTTATAGATCTTGATTCAGTAAATTTTAATAAAAAAATATTTAATAATGAATCTTTAATTTTATTACATGAAAAAAATATAAAACAAATAAACTATTTTAAAAAAAAATGGTTAACACATTCTTATAAAATATTAAAAATAATTAATCATGTCAATATTAACAAAAAAATATATCATGATGTTAATATATCTAGATGGATAAATTATATTGACAAATGGTCAAAATCTCAAACACAAGATTATAATATTCCTATTATATTAAAATATTTTACTCAAAACTACATAAAAAAAAATACAATAGATTACATTGACTCAAAATGTATTATTTTTAATGAAATAGAGAAAATATTAAAATATAATTTTTCATTAAAACATATATTTATATTACATGCTATACAAAAAATTAAAAAATTATTAATAAAAGAAAAAAAAAAGCAATCATTATTTGGTTTTAATGATATATTAAATCTTTTTTTAAAAATATTAAAAAAAGAAAAAAATTTACGAAAGTTAATAAGAAAAAAATATCCTATAGCATTTATTGATGAATTTCAAGATACTAATATTAAACAATATAAAATATTTAATATATTATATAAAAATAGTAAAAAATTAGCATTATTCTTAATTGGAGATCCAAAACAAGCAATATATAGTTTTAGAGGAGCAGATATTTTTTCTTATTTACATATAACATCTAAGATAAAAAAACACTATTATCTTGATACTAATTGGCGTTCTTCAGTAAATATGTGTAATAGTATTAATTTTTTATTTTCACAAAACAGCAATCCATTTATATTTAAAGACATTTCATATATACCCATTATAGCTTCTCAAAAAAATTCTAAAATGCAATTTATAGTTAATGGCATATCTCAAGTGCCCATTAGATTTTTTTTATATGAAAAAACAGAAACATCTTTAGATGAATATCAAATATGGATTGCTAAGCAATGTGCTCAAAAAATTAGTTATTGGTTAACTTGCGCTCAAAATGGAAAAGCAAAAATTATAACTCAAAAAACAGAAAAAATATTATCATCTAATGATATTGCGATATTAGTTAAAAATAAAAAAGAAGCTGATATTATTAAAAAAGAATTGCATCAACTTAATATATCTTCAATATATTTTTCTGAAAGAAACAGTGTATTCAAAATTTTTGATGCTCAAGAATTATTGTGGATATTAGAATGTGTTTTAGAACCAGATAACATAAAATTATTACAACAAGCTATGTCTACACACATTTTTCAAGTCATCGCTTCTACAATACAAAAAAAAAATAAAACACAATCATATTTGATGATTGAAAAATTATATGCATATTATGCAATATGGAACGATATTAGTATCTTCCATTTGATTCAAAATATGATATTAGAATATCAAAAACATGCTACTTTAACTGAACTTAATACAAACTATATAAAAAATTTAAATTTTTTACATATTGCAGAAATCTTGCAAGAACAATATCAATATTTTAATAAAAAAATATCTTTAATTCGCTGGTTTCAAAAAAAAATATCAGAAATAAAAGAACCTGTACAAAATGAATATATTAGAAATTATCAAGAATGTCAATTAGTTAAAATTATTACTATACATAAATCAAAAGGATTAGAATACCCAATTATTTGGATACCTTTTATGGTGAATTTTAATCAATCTTCATCATATATTCATCATAATAATAATGAAGTTATTATTAATATTCAGTCTAATAAAAAATATTTTAAAATTGCTGATAAAGAACGATTAGCAGAAGATATGAGATTATTATATGTTGCAATTACAAGATCTATGTTGCACTGTTGTATTGGATTATCTTGTTTAATAAAACAAAGAAAAAAAAACAGAATACACAGTGATATACATATAAGTAGTATAGGATATCTTATACAAAATGGAAAATCTATGAATTATGAAGATTTATTAAAAAAAATAAATCAATTAAGTATAAATAATTTATTAGAAGTGAAAAATAACACAAAAAAATTTGTATTATCTAATACAAAAAATATTTATTTAATCAATCAACCTATTTATTTTAATCAAAAACATCAGTATATTTGGAATATAACTAGTTTTACAAAATTAAAAAAAGAAAATAATTTTTTTGAAAATAAAAAATCAACTATACTATATAATCAATATAATACTGAAATATTTATCAAAAAAAATAAAAAATTAACAGTTAATAATTTTCCAAAAGGTAAAAAAACTGGATTAATGATGCATTTTATATTAAAAAATTTGTATATATTAAATTATAAAGACAATAATTTCTTTTCTAATATTTTAGAAAAATATAATATTTCTTTAAAATGGACGAAAACATTAATTTCGTGGATAAAAAATATTCTTCACATTTCGCTTGATAATCAAAATATGCGTTTATCAACAATACTAAAACAATCATGTATAAAAGAATTAGAATTTTTTTTACCTATTAAACAAATTTTATATAATGCAGAATTAAATAAAATTATGCAATGTTTTAATCCAATTTCTTTTTCCACTCCAAAATTATTATTTAATCCAACAAAAGGGATATTAAATGGATGTATTGATTTATTTTTTATATGGGATAAAAAATATTATATTTTAGATTATAAATCTAATTGGTTAGGAGACAATAATTCTTTTTATGCTCCACAAAATATTAGAACAGAAATGATAAAAAATAGATATGATTTTCAATATCAAATATATACAATAGCAGTACATAAATATTTAAAACAAAAACTTAAAAATTATCATTATGAAAATGACTTTGGTGGAGTGTTTTATGTTTTTTTAAGAGCAATAGAAGATCAAAAAAAACATCATGGAATTTTTTATATAAAACCAGATTATTTACTTATTAAAAAAATAATTGATTTAATTTCATAAAATATGATGAATTTATTAAAAAAGGCTGTACAAAAAAAAATTATCAATCAAATTGATTTAGATTTTTCAAAATTTCTTGATAAAAAAAATAATATAATTATTTTAGTTGCAGCGTGTATAAGTTATGAAAATAGACAAGGGCATATCTTTTTACCTATTCAATATTTTGAAAAAAATAATTTTTTTTCTAGTTTTAATCAAAAATTTATAAACAAAATATTAACTATTTTAGAAAAAAAAATAAATTGGGAAGTAGAATTATTAAAACATTCATCTTGTAGCAATGGTTCTAGACCAACCCCTTTAGTTATTCATCAAAAAAAGATATATCTTTATAAAATGTGGAAATCTAAAAATAATATTTTAGATTATTTATCAAAACATCATACCATAAACAAAATTAACAAAAAAAAATGTTTAGTTATATTAAATAATTTATTTCCTAATAAGAAAAAAGATTTTCAAAAAATATCAGCAGCAACTGCTTTATTAAATAAAATTGTTTTTATTATTGGAGGACCTGGAACTGGTAAAACTACTACTATATTAAAAATAATAATTGCTTTAATAAAAAGTACAAACAAAATAATAAAAATTCAATTATCTGCACCAACAGGAAAAGCAACAACACGTTTATTTGAAATGATAAAAAATAATATTTTTGATATTTATCTCTCTGAAAAAGAGAAACAATCAATTTTATTAACTCCTAAAACAATCCATCAATTATTAAAAATTCATAAAATTTCACAAAAAAGTATTTTAAATAAAAATAATCTATTAGATTTAGACGTATTAATTATTGATGAAATTTCTATGGTAGATGTTCTAATGATGGAAAAAATATTATTTTCAGTATCAAAAAAAACTAAATTAATTTTTATTGGTGATCAAAATCAACTACGTCCAATAGAACCAGGATCTATATTAAGATATATTTATTATCATATTAAGTATAGTTATAATGCTAAAAATATACTAAATATTGAAAAAATTACAGGTTATAAATTATTAAACAAAATAAAAAAAAAAATAGCAATATTAATTAGCAATAATATATGTACATTACACAAAAATTATAGATTTAATCAAAATTCTGGCATTTATACATTAGCGCATGCAGTTATTAATCAAAAAATTAAAATTATTAAAAATGCTTGTAATAATAAAATAAAAAATATATTTTTTTATCAAATAAACTCTATTCAAAAATATAATAATATGATTGAACAAATATCCTCAAAATATACATATTTTTGGAAAATCATACAGAATCAAAAAAATATTTTAAATATAATACAAGCTTTTCAAAAACATCAAACATTATGTGTATTAAATGATGGTTTATTTGGTGTTAATATCTTAAATATGAAAATTGAAGAAAATATGTATCATAAAAAAATGATAAAATATATTGATATTAATAAAGAATTATGGTATATAGGAAAACCAATTATGATAACTAAAAATAATCCATATTTAAACGTATTTAATGGAAATATTGGAATTATTAATATTAATCATAATGGTGTTGTACAAGCATCTTTTTTAAAAGAAAATAATACTATTCATAATATTCCAGTAAAAATTTTAAAAAATTACAAAACTGCTTGGGTGATGACTATTCATAAAGCTCAAGGTTCAGAATTTATAAATACTACTTTAGTATTGCCAAATTTTTATTCTTCTTATTTAAATCAAGATATTATATATACTGGAATTACAAGATCTCAAAAAACTTTAAATATATTTTCAAAAAAAGATACATTTATCAAATCTGTTTTTAATCAAACAAATCAAATACGTTATTAATGAGAATATAAAAAATTAAAATTTTTGAACTTTTTAGTAACTATATATTAATTTTTACTATCAATAAGCATTGTAATAATATCTTTAACCAAGATTTTTTTTGAAAATTAATCAATTCTGACACAATTAAAAAATTATATTTATTTTAATAATATTTTTTAGATAAAATAAACATCAAACATTATTAATTTTTTAATAAATATTGAATAAGAATTAAAAAAAATGAAAATTAATAAGATAATAAAATTAATTCTTATATTTTTTATTTCTTATGTCTTTTCTTATATCTAAAATATAAAATATATATTTATAAAATTTTAATTAAAATACAAAATTTGTACAATATTTATTAAATTTTTTAAAAAATAGTTTAATATAAAATTGTTGTGTTAATTTTTGTTTTATACTGATTAAGTAATACACATTATCTTATTTCATTTTTAATCTTACTTCCATATTTAGATAAGTATATATTACATATTTTTTGACTAAAATATATTAAAATTTTGAAGGGTATGAAAAAATTATGAATAAGTTTTGAATAAATTTTAATGCAATAATGAAATTGATTTGGTTGCGGGGGCTGGATTTGAACCAACGACCTTCGGGTTATGAGCCCGACGAGCTACCAGACTGCTCCACCCCGCGTCAATTTATATGAATATATTATCAGTTTATTAAAACTATTACAATATTTTTTATCAAAAAAATTATGATTTAAAAAATTTTATAACTTATATAAGTTCAAGCAAGATGAAATATAGAAAAATTAAAATAATAATAATATCCTTAATTTACTTTTTTTTATCTCAAAAAATATATTCTACACAAATTTTTTATAATCAAGGACAACAACATAAAGATAAATTAATTAAAAATTTTAAAAAAATAAAAAAAATAAATATTAAAAAAAAAATTATTAATTCTAAATCATTTTTAATACAAATTGAAAAAATTAAAAAATTTGCTCCATTATTATACTCAAAACATCAATTAATTTATACAAAAATTTCTAATTGGTTAAAATATAACGCTAATATTAACGAATTAAACAAATTTGGAATTCATTTATTTCAAATGAATGGAATAAATAATTATGGAAATGTAAAAATAACTGCGTACTATACACCAATAGTACAAGCTAGAAAAATTAAAAAAGGTAATTTTAAATATCCAATCTATTCTATGCCTCATCGTATGAACAAAAATCAAACTTTACCAAAAAGAAAAGATATATATAATGGAGTATTAGATAATAAATATATTTTAGCTTATAGCAACTCTTTAATAAATAATTTTATTATGGAAATTCAAGGTAGTGCATTTATAGATTATGGAGATAATAAAAAATTAATGTTTTTTAGCTATGCAGGAGAAAATGGTTGGCCTTATAAAGCCATTGGAAAGATTTTAATTAATCATGGTGATATCAAAAAAAAAAATATGTCAATGCAAGCAATTAAATTATGGTGCAAACAACATTCTGAACAAGAAATAAAAGATTTATTTGAAAAAAATGAATCTTTTGTTTTTTTCAAAGAAACCAATCAAAAAGAAGTATATGGTGCAAGTGCTGTGCCACTGGTCTCTCAAGCATCAATAGCAGCAGATAAATCTATAATAAACAGCGGTAGTGTAATTCTGTTAAAAATACCTTTGCTTAATAAAAATGGTATCTTTATTAATCAATATGAAATGCGTTTAGTTATTGCATTAGATGTAGGAGGTGCAATTAAAAATCAACATTTTGACATCTATGAAGGAATTGGTAAAAAAGCTGCTAACATAGCAGGATTTTATAATCATTATGGATATGCTTGGATATTAAATAATTAAAAATTAGTTTTATAAATTTTAAACACGATAAGTAAATTAAAAAATGAATATAATTCAATCAGGTATTGTATCTAAAAATGCATCTATTGCTATAATTATAGCTCGATTTAATGATTTTATTAATCAACATTTATTATCAGGAGCGTTAGATATATTAATAAGAATAGGAAAAGTAAAGCAAGAAAATATTTTAACAATATATGTTCCTGGAGCATATGAAATATCAACTATAGCAAATTATATTGCAAAATCTAATAAGTATGATGCTATTA
Encoded proteins:
- the recC gene encoding exodeoxyribonuclease V subunit gamma — translated: MFFVYKSNHINTLLSKAIQIMQAKPLPNIFEKEIFVHDNKILFKYINIFLAQKIGISANLKLYHPHDFIWTLFEKILFKKKIKSIFTNSVIMWNIVKFLDQNNFFIKFNHKNTINKFKFSFLMANIFKQYIFYRPHWINAWEIGKNISNLEHNKIWQIKLWMEIVNNIKKNNQSINHFANMFKSFNILFKEKKINKNNFPHRFFIISSFALNPSYLEIFKKISSYSNIYFLHITPYKYNIFNTIQNTKSILNNKAQKNNINNSLIKLWGKYEKIYEYYIIESKQTKITNYFKKYTNSNLLNNIKNNFLKKKDCNQNTKKLLKATDHSISIHICYNKKNEIEILYETLLVLLDKNPSISPGDIIVTSTSIDTYTSYIHSIFTAINKKKQIPFCIVKNFNKKINIIILSFKKIFNLSNSRFENKEILELLDIPEIASKFDISDEEIKILYHWIEETNIRWAIDEQHKDDLLFPKHKQNTWLYGIEKLLLSYSMNNTNNIWNHIVSSSVINNFRAELISKLIIFINTLKKWQKKLSKSRNIQYWSLLANDIIKDFFSYHKNIEKYFEIIKKKWIKTIDDSKLAYYSNKISINILKILFFNQFNHNKNQNILPGAINFCSASSICYIPFKIICIIGSDHQSIPEKNQLDNFNLLKTYSSIGDLNSYEKSCYLFFQSLSCATKYFYISYVGYSIKDESKICSSHIVNQLLNYISLNFYLSKNDHVNIHDNTKNIIKHICKTHHKKYFYTIKTIDHHVRKELQYTYKNIEKKIDIKDQFNKNTINQVYLQNIINFWKNPIRYFFKYNLNIQFNTKQNIIKTTEPFSVNQLDAFKIKSILLKKIIYNENIDELFQYYVASGKLPYGVFGKIFWDKSIEEMQSIAKFVVTFRNNTQEQNINLKIKKYRINGILSEIQDTGLLRWKPNTINYSDRISLWLEHLIYCISGGIGNSKIIGYKKQIWSFCALEPDIAYYYLLKYIKGYFKGIKKIILLTKSGVSWLDAVYDIKHHIIKKDNLTKQKGNLKLLQTWIGNNFSQGEKNDFYIQKTFVELNEYNIKEICKIAQTWFTPILKYKK
- the recB gene encoding exodeoxyribonuclease V subunit beta: MTVLIKKKLNVFKIILSGINLIEASAGTGKTFTIVLLYLRCLLGIGKKTYQKKLLIHEILVLTFTNAAKEELYIRLQEGINNLYLSCINKRNEDPICQLFLNEIQDTNAAIKILKIAKNNIHDASIYTIDSFCQNILQSNTFDIYYTFHDKIIENEDHLYLKTTEDFWRLYVYTLPENIIKIILQYSKSPKDLLKIIKPFIDLDSVNFNKKIFNNESLILLHEKNIKQINYFKKKWLTHSYKILKIINHVNINKKIYHDVNISRWINYIDKWSKSQTQDYNIPIILKYFTQNYIKKNTIDYIDSKCIIFNEIEKILKYNFSLKHIFILHAIQKIKKLLIKEKKKQSLFGFNDILNLFLKILKKEKNLRKLIRKKYPIAFIDEFQDTNIKQYKIFNILYKNSKKLALFLIGDPKQAIYSFRGADIFSYLHITSKIKKHYYLDTNWRSSVNMCNSINFLFSQNSNPFIFKDISYIPIIASQKNSKMQFIVNGISQVPIRFFLYEKTETSLDEYQIWIAKQCAQKISYWLTCAQNGKAKIITQKTEKILSSNDIAILVKNKKEADIIKKELHQLNISSIYFSERNSVFKIFDAQELLWILECVLEPDNIKLLQQAMSTHIFQVIASTIQKKNKTQSYLMIEKLYAYYAIWNDISIFHLIQNMILEYQKHATLTELNTNYIKNLNFLHIAEILQEQYQYFNKKISLIRWFQKKISEIKEPVQNEYIRNYQECQLVKIITIHKSKGLEYPIIWIPFMVNFNQSSSYIHHNNNEVIINIQSNKKYFKIADKERLAEDMRLLYVAITRSMLHCCIGLSCLIKQRKKNRIHSDIHISSIGYLIQNGKSMNYEDLLKKINQLSINNLLEVKNNTKKFVLSNTKNIYLINQPIYFNQKHQYIWNITSFTKLKKENNFFENKKSTILYNQYNTEIFIKKNKKLTVNNFPKGKKTGLMMHFILKNLYILNYKDNNFFSNILEKYNISLKWTKTLISWIKNILHISLDNQNMRLSTILKQSCIKELEFFLPIKQILYNAELNKIMQCFNPISFSTPKLLFNPTKGILNGCIDLFFIWDKKYYILDYKSNWLGDNNSFYAPQNIRTEMIKNRYDFQYQIYTIAVHKYLKQKLKNYHYENDFGGVFYVFLRAIEDQKKHHGIFYIKPDYLLIKKIIDLIS
- the recD gene encoding exodeoxyribonuclease V subunit alpha, with translation MMNLLKKAVQKKIINQIDLDFSKFLDKKNNIIILVAACISYENRQGHIFLPIQYFEKNNFFSSFNQKFINKILTILEKKINWEVELLKHSSCSNGSRPTPLVIHQKKIYLYKMWKSKNNILDYLSKHHTINKINKKKCLVILNNLFPNKKKDFQKISAATALLNKIVFIIGGPGTGKTTTILKIIIALIKSTNKIIKIQLSAPTGKATTRLFEMIKNNIFDIYLSEKEKQSILLTPKTIHQLLKIHKISQKSILNKNNLLDLDVLIIDEISMVDVLMMEKILFSVSKKTKLIFIGDQNQLRPIEPGSILRYIYYHIKYSYNAKNILNIEKITGYKLLNKIKKKIAILISNNICTLHKNYRFNQNSGIYTLAHAVINQKIKIIKNACNNKIKNIFFYQINSIQKYNNMIEQISSKYTYFWKIIQNQKNILNIIQAFQKHQTLCVLNDGLFGVNILNMKIEENMYHKKMIKYIDINKELWYIGKPIMITKNNPYLNVFNGNIGIININHNGVVQASFLKENNTIHNIPVKILKNYKTAWVMTIHKAQGSEFINTTLVLPNFYSSYLNQDIIYTGITRSQKTLNIFSKKDTFIKSVFNQTNQIRY
- the mltA gene encoding murein transglycosylase A, which gives rise to MKYRKIKIIIISLIYFFLSQKIYSTQIFYNQGQQHKDKLIKNFKKIKKINIKKKIINSKSFLIQIEKIKKFAPLLYSKHQLIYTKISNWLKYNANINELNKFGIHLFQMNGINNYGNVKITAYYTPIVQARKIKKGNFKYPIYSMPHRMNKNQTLPKRKDIYNGVLDNKYILAYSNSLINNFIMEIQGSAFIDYGDNKKLMFFSYAGENGWPYKAIGKILINHGDIKKKNMSMQAIKLWCKQHSEQEIKDLFEKNESFVFFKETNQKEVYGASAVPLVSQASIAADKSIINSGSVILLKIPLLNKNGIFINQYEMRLVIALDVGGAIKNQHFDIYEGIGKKAANIAGFYNHYGYAWILNN